One Branchiostoma lanceolatum isolate klBraLanc5 chromosome 18, klBraLanc5.hap2, whole genome shotgun sequence DNA window includes the following coding sequences:
- the LOC136424127 gene encoding prolyl endopeptidase-like, whose product MSAIKYPEARRDDSAIDDYHGTKVPDPYSWLEDPDGEETKAFVEAQNKITVPYLEKCAVRKQFQARLKEMWDYPKYGCPFKRGSRYFYYYNTGLQNQSVLYVQDSLDAEAKVFLDPNKFSEDGTVSLRGSAFSEDGEYFAYGISKSGSDWVTIKFMKVAGAEQLPDTLEYVKFSCMSWTHDHKGMFYNRFPEPETKADGTETTANLHQKLYYHVIGTDQSKDVLCGEFPDHPKWMPGAEVSDDGRYVILAIREGCDPVNRLYYCDLQTVDHKVTGVLPWVKVADNFDAEYEYIANEGTVFTFKTNLNAPRYKLINIDFSKPEMDQWTDLVPESETDVMEWTACVNEDKLVLCYLHDVKTELYLHELKTGKRVTTFPLDIGSVVGYSGRKKDSEIFYQFMSFLTPGVIYHCDLTKDKLEPRVFRQIKVKDFDPSGFQTDQVFFTSKDGTKVPMFIVHKKDIPMDGSHPVLLYGYGGFNISITPSFSVSRIVFMLHLGGILAVPNIRGGGEYGEIWHKAGTKGKKQNVFDDFQCAAEYLIKNKYTSADKITINGGSNGGLLVGACVNQRPDLFGCAVSQVPVMDMLKFHKFTIGHAWTTDFGCSDDKEGFDYLIKYSPLHNIKKPTDSVVQYPAILLLTGDHDDRVVPLHSLKFIAQLQHTMGSDPQQTNPLFIRVDTKSGHGFGKPTAKVIEETSDIYAFIAENVKLEWRDK is encoded by the exons ATGTCTGCCATTAAGTACCCAGAGGCAAGGAGAGACGACTCCGCCATAGACGACTATCATGGCACGAAG GTTCCTGATCCCTACTCCTGGCTGGAGGACCCAGACGGAGAGGAGACCAAGGCTTTTGTGGAGGCACAGAACAAGATCACCGTCCCGTACCTGGAGAAATGTGCAGTCAGGAAACAGTTTCAGGCGAG GTTAAAGGAGATGTGGGACTATCCCAAGTACGGCTGCCCTTTCAAGAGGGGTTCTcgctacttctactactacaaCACCGGGCTCCAAAACCAGAG TGTGCTGTATGTACAAGACTCCCTTGATGCTGAAGCCAAAGTCTTCCTGGATCCCAACAAGTTCTCGGAGGACGGTACTGTCAGTCTTCGCGGGTCGGCCTTCTCCGAGGACGGGGAATACTTCGCTTACGGGATAAGCAAGAGTGGCTCTGATTGGGTCACTATAAAG TTCATGAAGGTGGCTGGAGCTGAGCAGCTGCCCGACACCTTGGAGTATGTCAAGTTCAGCTGCATGAGCTGGACCCACGACCACAAGGGCATGTTTTATAAT aGGTTTCCAGAGCCAGAGACAAAAGCTGATGGAACAGAGACTACAGCAAATCTTCATCAGAAG CTGTACTACCATGTGATTggtactgaccagtctaaggaTGTGCTCTGTGGAGAGTTTCCAGACCACCCAAAATGGATGCC TGGCGCTGAAGTGTCTGATGACGGCAGGTACGTTATCCTGGCCATCAGGGAGGGCTGCGACCCCGTCAACCGCCTGTACTACTGCGACCTTCAGACTGTGGATCACAAGGTCACAGGGGTCCTGCCCTGGGTCAAAGTGGCGGACAACTTTGACGCAGAATATGAG TACATTGCAAATGAAGGCACCGTGTTCACCTTCAAGACCAACCTGAATGCCCCCCGCTACAAACTGATCAATATCGACTTCAGCAAACCAGAAATG GACCAGTGGACAGACCTTGTGCCGGAGAGTGAGACTGATGTGATGGAGTGGACGGCCTGTGTCAATGAGGACAAGCTGGTTCTCTGTTATCTTCACGATGTCAAG ACGGAGCTGTATCTACATGAGTTGAAGACAGGCAAACGTGTCACCACCTTCCCACTCGACATTGGCAGTGTGGTGGGGTACTCCGGCAGGAAAAAGGACTCAGAGATCTTCTACCAGTTCATGTCCTTCCTAACTCCTGGGGTCATCTACCACTGTGATCTCACTAAGGATAAACTGGAACCAAGG GTCTTCCGTCAGATCAAGGTGAAGGATTTTGACCCCAGTGGTTTCCAGACAGACCAGGTGTTCTTCACCAGCAAGGATGGGACCAAGGTTCCCATGTTCATCGTGCACAAGAAA GATATCCCCATGGATGGCAGCCACCCTGTCCTCCTGTATGGGTATGGCGGGTTCAACATCTCCATAACCCCATCCTTCAGTGTCTCCAGAATTGTCTTCATGCTGCACCTGGGCGGCATCCTGGCTGTACCAAACATCAGGGGCGGAGG TGAATATGGAGAGATCTGGCACAAGGCTGGTACTAAGGGGAAGAAGCAGAACGTGTTTGATGACTTCCAGTGTGCCGCAGAGTACCTCATCAAGAACAAGTACACTTCGGCTGACAA GATCACCATCAATGGAGGCTCCAACGGAGGCCTGCTGGTGGGGGCCTGTGTAAACCAGAGGCCTGATCTGTTCGGCTGTGCCGTGTCACAAGTGCC tgtTATGGACATGCTGAAGTTCCATAAGTTCACCATCGGCCACGCCTGGACAACAGACTTCGGTTGTTCAGACGACAAAGAGGGCTTTGACTACCTCATCAA GTACTCCCCTCTACACAACATCAAGAAGCCGACAGACTCTGTGGTGCAGTACCCTGCTATCCTCCTGCTGACGGGTGACCATGACGACCGTGTGGTCCCTCTACATTCCCTCAAGTTCATTGCTCAACTACAGCACACTATGGGTAGTGACCCGCAACAG ACCAACCCATTGTTCATACGCGTTGACACCAAGTCTGGACACGGCTTTGGGAAACCAACAGCAAAAGTT ATTGAGGAAACTTCGGATATCTACGCTTTTATCGCGGAAAACGTGAAGTTAGAATGGCGGGATAAGTGA
- the LOC136424720 gene encoding uncharacterized protein: MLKGPYLFYRQTLFQFGPPEYQVYSLDYQYAVEELANQMDMIRKFFKIKEAKGWRKRWTEYVTQKYFPRRNRSPLVKDLIEQTTTTRNFLTMALLQTADVDEENPVLWRCMCKFWEKPVSRSWPPRKELPTTLTELVADCIEQVGRKKHGRKVFFSSLLSALKALPAAVAVFKRTVSGPNAGPTLFFGGVVLSGDDVTSLVKFFPYLLHLKGLKFPHCKIKTDGVTKIAEQLHFLQHLEKINMYKNDIGNEGVKKLAEKFHLLQKLKELSLQGNSISASGGTAIAENVAHLQALERLSLGENKVASSLPDLARSFAKMPRLRSVGLEYLGYEGEAEVAANAERVREAVDILCGSIRPYRQTTTLYNQTCGKSATDTTLVDGKWEAVKKVMKLSNYIVVIQSGNLDIRISLGLDV, from the exons ATGCTTAAAGGCCCATATTTGTTTTACAGACAGACGTTATTCCAGTTTGGTCCGCCAGAGTACCAAGTGTATTCTCTTGACTATCAGTATGCTGTGGAAGAACTGGCTAATCAGATGGACATGATACGGAAGTTCTTCAAAATCAAGGAGGCGAAAG GATGGAGAAAGAGATGGACGGAATATGTCACCCAAAAGTATTTCCCAAGACGCAATCGCTCGCCTCTGGTCAAGGATCTCATCGAACAAACCACTACAACGAGGAACTTCCTGACAATGGCTCTCCTGCAGACAGCAGATGTAGATGAGGAGAATCCGGTGTTGTGGAGGTGCATGTGCAAGTTCTGGGAAAAGCCGGTCTCCAGGAGCTGGCCACCGCGAAAAGAACTACCGACAACCCTGACGGAGTTAGTGGCTGACTGCATTGAACAAGTCGGAAGGAAAAAGCATGGCAGAaaggttttcttttcgtcaCTGTTATCTGCTTTGAAAGCTCTTCCTGCAGCTGTGGCCGTTTTCAAGCGGACAGTGAGTGGCCCTAACGCCGGGCCGACTCTCTTCTTTGGTGGCGTGGTGCTTTCCGGAGATGacgtaacctccttggtcaagtTCTTTCCTTATCTCCTACATTTGAAGGGACTGAAATTTCCCCACTGCAAAATCAAGACAGACGGCGTGACAAAGATTGCTGAACAGTTACATTTTCTTCAACACCTGGAGAAAATTAACATGTACAAGAATGACATCGGCAACGAAGGAGTCAAGAAGCTCGCTGAGAAATTTCACCTTCTGCAGAAGCTTAAGGAATTGTCGTTGCAAGGTAATTCTATTTCAGCTTCAGGTGGAACAGCCATAGCTGAGAACGTAGCGCACCTACAGGCATTGGAACGTCTCTCTCTTGGTGAGAACAAAGTGGCGTCTTCTCTTCCAGACTTGGCCAGGTCATTCGCCAAGATGCCACGACTGCGCAGCGTTGGTCTTGAGTATCTTGGTTACGAAGGAGAAGCAGAGGTCGCGGCCAACGCGGAACGCGTGAGAGAGGCTGTCGACATTCTCTGTGGAAGTATCAGACCGTACAGACAAACAACAACGCTGTATAATCAGACCTGTGGGAAGAGTGCAACTGATACAACTTTGGTGGACGGAAAGTGGGAGGCAGTGAAGAAAGTTATGAAACTTTCGAACTACATTGTAGTAATCCAGTCGGGGAATTTGGATATTAGAATCAGTCTTGGATTGGACGTCTAG
- the LOC136424722 gene encoding kelch-like protein 12, with protein MAAADQNRHDSAVRPRSYQDESYQHGFLGAVGDLQKAEVLQDVVLEVEGRRFPCHRLVLSAASPYFRAMFTSDMAESRQKTVVLQMIAFHLQGLDAGVFWEILSYIYSGTLHVSLDKVQHLYQAADLLQLDYVRDTCSSYIVMNVHRSTCVDLYKFADLFSMDIVRNQCLQCIYRHFSKVASTEEFCSLSVNQLTEIISHDELDVKEEITVWEAVVRWVQHSKKDRLRHLPSILPHIRFNLLTPYNMVAILDHPLVKRNPGRSAIRNVVKETSNMKKRVGMDTLEMAMIFHSRNNDILFMNPRERKYISRSFPGSRRFYSKTLTVTSDNDIYILGNEDADCNQLSVLQYNHAENAWERASMSSVRWHDELRGISCRSLVEVNGIICLLCVESTGSSRLAVMKKYNWHTDQWQECSQQELMISRPRARGEGFCAAMSCGLHLYVLMNIEMCCYDPTQDHWCKRTPPKVIPKLCTAVSLGTEIFCTDKKFTKTMVYDTESDCWQVLPGWPNPGDLTTIGDPSLFVLENQLHVLLEPYRISTQQKEHYLVFVYDRSADAWRDLEAAVPYKEHMSCGSFSPVARMYLPCLNG; from the exons atggctgccgcagaCCAAAATCGCCACGACAGCGCAGTTCGTCCTCGTTCCTACCAAGACGAGAGCTATCAGCACGGGTTTCTTGGAGCTGTGGGCGACTTACAGAAGGCTGaggtactgcaggatgtcgtccttGAAGTGGAGGGCCggcggtttccctgccatcggcttgttctgtccgcggccagcccctacttcagggccatgtttaccagtgacatggcggaaagtcggcagaagacggttgttttGCAG ATGATCGCTTTTCATCTGCAGGGATTGGATGCAGGCGTGTTTTGGGAGATCCTAAGTTACATCTACTCTGGAACCCTCCATGTCTCCTTGGACAAAGTGCAGCacctgtaccaggcagccgacctcctccaactggactatgtgagagacacctgcagcagctacataGTCATGAACGTGCATCGCTCCACCTGTgtggacctgtacaagtttgctgaTCTCTTTTCGATGGACATTGTCCGGAACCAGTGCCTGCAGTGTATCTATCGGCACTTTTCTAAG GTTGCCTCAACTGAGGAGTTTtgcagcctgagtgtgaatcagctgactgagatcatcagccacgatgagctggatgttaaagaAGAGATAacagtgtgggaggctgtggtgagatgggtgcagcacagcaaGAAGGACAG ACTGCGccacctacccagcatcctccctcacatccgcttcaacctgctgacccCGTACAACATGGTGGCCATCTTAGATCACCCCCTGGTCAAGAGGAATCCTGGGAGATCTGCCATCAGGAACGTGGTAAAGGAGACTTCCAACATGAAGAAGAGAGTCGGGATGGACACCCTGGAAATGGCCATGATTTTCCATTCAAG GAACAATGATATCCTCTTTATGAACCCTCGGGAACGGAAGTACATCAGCCGCAGTTTTCCTGGTTCGCGCCGTTTTTATTCCAAGACCTTAACTGTCACAAGTGACAACGACATCTACATCCTCGGTAACGAAGACGCGGATTGCAATCAGTTGTCCGTGTTACAGTACAACCATGCAGAGAATGCGTGGGAACGTGCTAGTATGTCCTCAGTACGTTGGCACGACGAACTAAGGGGCATATCTTGTCGGTCCCTAGTTGAGGTTAATGGGATTATTTGTTTGCTCTGTGTGGAAAGCACAGGAAGCAGTCGATTGGCCGTGATGAAAAAGTACAACTGGCACACAGACCAATGGCAGGAGTGTTCACAGCAAGAACTCATGATCAGCAGACCTCGGGCCCGGGGCGAGGGTTTCTGTGCAGCAATGTCCTGTGGTCTGCACCTCTATGTCCTCATGaacattgaaatgtgttgcTACGACCCGACCCAAGACCATTGGTGCAAGCGGACCCCACCGAAAGTCATTCCCAAACTCTGCACGGCCGTTTCACTGGGAACAGAGATCTTCTGCACGGACAAGAAGTTCACCAAGACTATGGTGTACGACACAGAGTCTGACTGCTGGCAGGTACTGCCAGGCTGGCCAAATCCAGGAGACCTTACTACCATCGGCGATCCCAGTCTTTTCGTACTGGAGAACCAGCTGCATGTGTTGTTAGAACCCTATAGAATTTCCACACAACAAAAAGAACACTATCTCGTATTTGTGTATGATAGGTCTGCAGATGCTTGGAGAGACTTAGAGGCCGCAGTGCCATATAAGGAACACATGTCATGTGGTTCCTTCAGTCCTGTGGCACGCATGTACCTACCATGTCTTAATGGATAG